The proteins below come from a single Oryzomicrobium terrae genomic window:
- a CDS encoding polysaccharide deacetylase family protein, with protein MPYLALKIDVDTFRGTREGVPTLIQLLRRHQAGATFLFSLGPDHTGRAVKRALRPGFVKKVQRTSVVSHYGIKTLLYGTLLPGPDIGKKAADVLRATRDAGFEVGIHCWDHVKWQDGVGNANEAWTRAEFGKAVQRFTEVFGEPPRTHGAAGWQMNGTALALEGETGMDYASDGRGLHPFRPVWQGRELTVPQLPTTLPTLDELIGADGITEGNVADHLLRLTQAADRDHVYTLHAELEGGKLAPAFDRLLAGWKAQGYQLVATRTLFDSLDVASLPRHEIGWGEIPGRSGRLMVQGAPC; from the coding sequence ATGCCCTACCTCGCCCTCAAGATCGACGTGGACACCTTCCGTGGCACCCGGGAAGGGGTACCCACCCTGATCCAGCTGCTGCGCCGCCATCAGGCCGGCGCCACCTTCCTCTTTTCCCTCGGCCCGGATCACACCGGCCGGGCGGTCAAGCGGGCCCTGCGCCCGGGCTTTGTCAAGAAGGTGCAACGCACCTCGGTAGTCTCCCATTACGGTATCAAGACCCTGCTCTATGGCACCCTGCTGCCGGGGCCGGATATCGGCAAAAAAGCGGCCGACGTGCTGCGCGCCACCCGTGACGCCGGTTTCGAAGTCGGAATCCACTGCTGGGACCACGTGAAGTGGCAGGACGGCGTGGGCAATGCCAACGAAGCCTGGACTCGGGCCGAGTTCGGCAAGGCGGTGCAGCGCTTCACCGAAGTCTTTGGCGAACCGCCCCGGACCCACGGTGCAGCCGGCTGGCAGATGAACGGCACCGCTCTGGCCCTGGAAGGGGAAACGGGCATGGACTACGCCTCCGACGGCCGGGGTCTCCACCCCTTCCGCCCGGTCTGGCAAGGTCGTGAGCTGACCGTACCCCAGTTGCCGACGACCCTGCCTACCCTGGACGAACTGATCGGCGCCGACGGCATCACCGAGGGGAATGTGGCCGACCATCTGCTGCGCCTGACCCAGGCGGCGGACCGGGACCACGTCTACACCCTGCACGCTGAGTTGGAAGGGGGCAAACTGGCACCGGCCTTCGACCGCCTGCTCGCTGGCTGGAAAGCCCAGGGCTACCAGCTTGTCGCCACTCGTACGCTGTTCGATTCCCTGGACGTGGCCAGCCTGCCCCGCCACGAAATCGGCTGGGGTGAGATTCCCGGCCGCTCCGGCCGCCTAATGGTGCAAGGCGCACCCTGTTGA
- a CDS encoding bifunctional UDP-4-keto-pentose/UDP-xylose synthase produces the protein MKKILILGVNGFIGHHLSQRIIDTTDWEVYGMDMANDRVASLLDHPRFNFFEGDITINKEWIEYHVKKCDVILPLVAIATPATYVKEPLRVFELDFEANLPIIRQAVKYKKRVIFPSTSEVYGMCKDAEFDPENSEFVLGPINKPRWIYSCAKQMMDRVIHAYGQQEGLDYTLFRPFNWIGPGLDSIYTPKEGSSRVITQFLGHIVRGENIKLVDGGAQKRSFTYVSDGISALMKIIENKDGVASGKIYNIGNPKNNYSVRELATLMLDLAKQYPEYAESAGRVQMVETTSGEYYGKGYQDTQHRVPKITNTMADLGWEPKITFEDSLKNIFDAYRGQVAEARKLVD, from the coding sequence ATGAAAAAAATCCTGATCCTCGGCGTGAACGGCTTTATCGGCCACCACCTTTCCCAGCGCATCATCGACACCACGGACTGGGAGGTGTACGGCATGGACATGGCCAACGACCGTGTGGCCAGCCTGCTCGATCATCCCCGCTTCAACTTCTTTGAAGGTGACATCACCATCAACAAGGAGTGGATCGAGTACCACGTCAAGAAATGCGACGTGATCCTGCCCCTGGTGGCCATCGCTACCCCGGCCACCTACGTCAAGGAACCGCTGCGGGTATTCGAGCTGGACTTCGAAGCCAACCTGCCGATCATCCGCCAGGCGGTGAAGTACAAGAAGCGCGTGATTTTCCCGTCCACCTCCGAGGTGTACGGCATGTGCAAGGACGCCGAGTTCGACCCCGAAAACTCCGAATTCGTCCTCGGCCCCATCAACAAGCCCCGCTGGATCTACTCCTGCGCCAAGCAGATGATGGACCGGGTAATCCATGCCTACGGCCAGCAGGAAGGCCTGGATTACACCCTGTTCCGCCCCTTCAACTGGATCGGCCCGGGCCTGGATTCCATCTACACCCCGAAGGAAGGCTCTTCCCGCGTCATCACCCAGTTCCTCGGCCACATCGTGCGCGGCGAGAACATCAAACTGGTGGATGGCGGCGCCCAGAAGCGGTCGTTCACCTACGTGTCCGACGGTATCTCCGCCCTGATGAAGATCATCGAGAACAAGGACGGCGTGGCCTCCGGCAAGATCTACAACATCGGCAACCCGAAGAACAACTACTCGGTGCGCGAACTGGCCACCCTGATGCTCGACCTGGCCAAGCAGTACCCCGAGTACGCCGAGAGCGCTGGTCGGGTGCAGATGGTCGAAACCACCTCCGGCGAGTACTACGGTAAGGGCTATCAGGACACCCAGCACCGGGTGCCGAAAATCACCAACACCATGGCCGACCTGGGCTGGGAACCGAAGATCACGTTTGAGGATTCCCTCAAGAACATCTTCGACGCCTACCGCGGCCAAGTTGCGGAAGCCCGCAAGCTGGTGGACTGA